A genomic region of Mus musculus strain C57BL/6J chromosome 7, GRCm38.p6 C57BL/6J contains the following coding sequences:
- the Pira1 gene encoding paired-Ig-like receptor A1 isoform X3, which produces MSCTFTALLCLGLTLSLWIPVLTGSLPKPILRVQPDSVVSRRTKVTFFCEETIGANEYHLYKDGKLYKTVTKNKQKPANKAEFSFSNVDLRNAGQYRCSYSTQDESSGYSDLLELVVTGIYEYYEPRLSVLPSPVVTAGGNMTLHCASDFHYDKFILTKEDKKFTSSLDTEHISSSRQYRALFIIGPTTPTHTGTFRCYGYYKNAPQLWSVPSALQQILISGLSKKPSLLTHQGHTMDPGMTLTLQCFSDINYDRYALHKVGGADIMQHSSQQTDTGFSVANFTLGYVSSSTGGQYRCYGAHNLSSEWSASSEPLDILITGQLPLTPSLSVKPNHTVHSGETVSLLCWSMDPVDTFILSKEGSAQQPLRLKSKSHDQQSQAEFSMSAVTSHLSGTYRCYGAQDSSFYLLSSASAPVELTVSETIESSTWSPKRPIPPIPTENKDHTMENLIRMGMAVLVLIVLSILATEAWRSHRQTHPAAGN; this is translated from the exons ATGTCCTGCACCTTCACAGCCCTGCTCTGTCTTG GACTGACTCTGAGCCTCTGGATCCCAGTGCTGACAG GGTCCCTCCCTAAGCCTATCCTCAGAGTACAGCCAGACTCTGTGGTCTCCAGGAGGACTAAGGTGACTTTCTTTTGTGAGGAGACAATTGGAGCCAATGAGTACCACCTCTATAAAGATGGAAAGCTATATAAAACcgtaacaaagaacaaacagaagccaGCAAACAAGGCTGAATTCTCATTCTCAAATGTAGACCTGAGAAATGCAGGTCAATATCGATGTTCCTACAGCACCCAGGATGAATCATCAGGCTACAGTGACCTCCTGGAGCTGGTGGTGACAG GAATCTATGAATACTATGAACCCAGGCTGTCAGTACTGCCCAGCCCTGTGGTGACAGCAGGAGGGAACATGACACTCCACTGTGCCTCAGACTTTCACTACGATAAATTCATTCTCACCAAGGAAGATAAGAAATTCACCAGCTCACTGGACACAGAGCATATATCTTCTAGTAGACAGTACCGAGCCCTGTTTATTATAGGACCCACAACCCCAACCCACACAGGGACATTCAGATGTTATGGTTACTACAAGAATGCCCCACAGCTGTGGTCAGTACCTAGTGCTCTTCAACAAATACTCATCTCAG GGCTGTCCAAGAAGCCCTCTCTGCTGACTCACCAAGGCCATACCATGGACCCTGGAATGACCCTCACCCTGCAGTGTTTCTCTGACATCAACTATGACAGATATGCTCTGCACAAGGTGGGGGGAGCTGACATCATGCAGCACTCTAGCCAGCAGACTGACACTGGCTTCTCTGTGGCCAACTTCACACTGGGCTATGTGAGTAGCTCCACTGGAGGCCAATACAGATGCTATGGtgcacacaacctctcctctgagTGGTCAGCCTCCAGTGAGCCCCTGGACATCCTGATCACAG GACAGCTCCCTCTCACTCCTTCCCTCTCAGTGAAGCCTAACCACACAGTGCACTCAGGAGAGACCGTGAGCCTGCTGTGTTGGTCAATGGACCCTGTGGATACTTTCATTCTGTCCAAGGAGGGATCAGCCCAGCAACCCCTGCGACTAAAATCGAAGTCCCATGATCAGCAGTCCCAGGCAGAATTCTCCATGAGTGCTGTGACCTCCCATCTCTCAGGCACCTACAGGTGCTATGGAGCTCAAGACTCATCTTTCTACCTCTTGTCATCTGCCAGTGCCCCTGTGGAGCTCACAGTCTCAG AAACCATTGAATCCTCCACCTGGTCTCCCAAAAGGCCCATCCCACCAATTC
- the Pira1 gene encoding paired-Ig-like receptor A1 isoform X2, giving the protein MSCTFTALLCLGLTLSLWIPVLTEDYWTPSLSAQASPVVTSGGYVTLQCESWPSYDRFILTVAGPQKFSWTQDSQYNYSTRKNHALFSVGPVTPNQRWIFRCYSYDRNRPYVFSAPSESVELLVSGIYEYYEPRLSVLPSPVVTAGGNMTLHCASDFHYDKFILTKEDKKFTSSLDTEHISSSRQYRALFIIGPTTPTHTGTFRCYGYYKNAPQLWSVPSALQQILISGLSKKPSLLTHQGHTMDPGMTLTLQCFSDINYDRYALHKVGGADIMQHSSQQTDTGFSVANFTLGYVSSSTGGQYRCYGAHNLSSEWSASSEPLDILITGQLPLTPSLSVKPNHTVHSGETVSLLCWSMDPVDTFILSKEGSAQQPLRLKSKSHDQQSQAEFSMSAVTSHLSGTYRCYGAQDSSFYLLSSASAPVELTVSETIESSTWSPKRPIPPIPTENKDHTMENLIRMGMAVLVLIVLSILATEAWRSHRQTHPAAGN; this is encoded by the exons ATGTCCTGCACCTTCACAGCCCTGCTCTGTCTTG GACTGACTCTGAGCCTCTGGATCCCAGTGCTGACAG aAGACTACTGGACACCCAGCCTTTCAGCCCAGGCCAGCCCAGTGGTAACTTCAGGAGGGTATGTCACCCTCCAGTGTGAGTCCTGGCCGAGCTATGACAGGTTCATTTTGACTGTAGCAGGACCACAGAAGTTCTCATGGACACAAGACTCACAGTATAACTACTCTACACGGAAGAACCACGCCCTGTTCTCTGTGGGCCCTGTGACCCCCAACCAGAGATGGATATTCAGATGTTACAGTTATGACAGGAATAGACCATATGTGTTCTCAGCTCCAAGTGAATCCGTGGAGCTCCTGGTCTCAG GAATCTATGAATACTATGAACCCAGGCTGTCAGTACTGCCCAGCCCTGTGGTGACAGCAGGAGGGAACATGACACTCCACTGTGCCTCAGACTTTCACTACGATAAATTCATTCTCACCAAGGAAGATAAGAAATTCACCAGCTCACTGGACACAGAGCATATATCTTCTAGTAGACAGTACCGAGCCCTGTTTATTATAGGACCCACAACCCCAACCCACACAGGGACATTCAGATGTTATGGTTACTACAAGAATGCCCCACAGCTGTGGTCAGTACCTAGTGCTCTTCAACAAATACTCATCTCAG GGCTGTCCAAGAAGCCCTCTCTGCTGACTCACCAAGGCCATACCATGGACCCTGGAATGACCCTCACCCTGCAGTGTTTCTCTGACATCAACTATGACAGATATGCTCTGCACAAGGTGGGGGGAGCTGACATCATGCAGCACTCTAGCCAGCAGACTGACACTGGCTTCTCTGTGGCCAACTTCACACTGGGCTATGTGAGTAGCTCCACTGGAGGCCAATACAGATGCTATGGtgcacacaacctctcctctgagTGGTCAGCCTCCAGTGAGCCCCTGGACATCCTGATCACAG GACAGCTCCCTCTCACTCCTTCCCTCTCAGTGAAGCCTAACCACACAGTGCACTCAGGAGAGACCGTGAGCCTGCTGTGTTGGTCAATGGACCCTGTGGATACTTTCATTCTGTCCAAGGAGGGATCAGCCCAGCAACCCCTGCGACTAAAATCGAAGTCCCATGATCAGCAGTCCCAGGCAGAATTCTCCATGAGTGCTGTGACCTCCCATCTCTCAGGCACCTACAGGTGCTATGGAGCTCAAGACTCATCTTTCTACCTCTTGTCATCTGCCAGTGCCCCTGTGGAGCTCACAGTCTCAG AAACCATTGAATCCTCCACCTGGTCTCCCAAAAGGCCCATCCCACCAATTC
- the Pira1 gene encoding paired-Ig-like receptor A1 isoform X1 codes for MSCTFTALLCLGLTLSLWIPVLTGSLPKPILRVQPDSVVSRRTKVTFFCEETIGANEYHLYKDGKLYKTVTKNKQKPANKAEFSFSNVDLRNAGQYRCSYSTQDESSGYSDLLELVVTDYWTPSLSAQASPVVTSGGYVTLQCESWPSYDRFILTVAGPQKFSWTQDSQYNYSTRKNHALFSVGPVTPNQRWIFRCYSYDRNRPYVFSAPSESVELLVSGIYEYYEPRLSVLPSPVVTAGGNMTLHCASDFHYDKFILTKEDKKFTSSLDTEHISSSRQYRALFIIGPTTPTHTGTFRCYGYYKNAPQLWSVPSALQQILISGLSKKPSLLTHQGHTMDPGMTLTLQCFSDINYDRYALHKVGGADIMQHSSQQTDTGFSVANFTLGYVSSSTGGQYRCYGAHNLSSEWSASSEPLDILITGQLPLTPSLSVKPNHTVHSGETVSLLCWSMDPVDTFILSKEGSAQQPLRLKSKSHDQQSQAEFSMSAVTSHLSGTYRCYGAQDSSFYLLSSASAPVELTVSETIESSTWSPKRPIPPIPTENKDHTMENLIRMGMAVLVLIVLSILATEAWRSHRQTHPAAGN; via the exons ATGTCCTGCACCTTCACAGCCCTGCTCTGTCTTG GACTGACTCTGAGCCTCTGGATCCCAGTGCTGACAG GGTCCCTCCCTAAGCCTATCCTCAGAGTACAGCCAGACTCTGTGGTCTCCAGGAGGACTAAGGTGACTTTCTTTTGTGAGGAGACAATTGGAGCCAATGAGTACCACCTCTATAAAGATGGAAAGCTATATAAAACcgtaacaaagaacaaacagaagccaGCAAACAAGGCTGAATTCTCATTCTCAAATGTAGACCTGAGAAATGCAGGTCAATATCGATGTTCCTACAGCACCCAGGATGAATCATCAGGCTACAGTGACCTCCTGGAGCTGGTGGTGACAG ACTACTGGACACCCAGCCTTTCAGCCCAGGCCAGCCCAGTGGTAACTTCAGGAGGGTATGTCACCCTCCAGTGTGAGTCCTGGCCGAGCTATGACAGGTTCATTTTGACTGTAGCAGGACCACAGAAGTTCTCATGGACACAAGACTCACAGTATAACTACTCTACACGGAAGAACCACGCCCTGTTCTCTGTGGGCCCTGTGACCCCCAACCAGAGATGGATATTCAGATGTTACAGTTATGACAGGAATAGACCATATGTGTTCTCAGCTCCAAGTGAATCCGTGGAGCTCCTGGTCTCAG GAATCTATGAATACTATGAACCCAGGCTGTCAGTACTGCCCAGCCCTGTGGTGACAGCAGGAGGGAACATGACACTCCACTGTGCCTCAGACTTTCACTACGATAAATTCATTCTCACCAAGGAAGATAAGAAATTCACCAGCTCACTGGACACAGAGCATATATCTTCTAGTAGACAGTACCGAGCCCTGTTTATTATAGGACCCACAACCCCAACCCACACAGGGACATTCAGATGTTATGGTTACTACAAGAATGCCCCACAGCTGTGGTCAGTACCTAGTGCTCTTCAACAAATACTCATCTCAG GGCTGTCCAAGAAGCCCTCTCTGCTGACTCACCAAGGCCATACCATGGACCCTGGAATGACCCTCACCCTGCAGTGTTTCTCTGACATCAACTATGACAGATATGCTCTGCACAAGGTGGGGGGAGCTGACATCATGCAGCACTCTAGCCAGCAGACTGACACTGGCTTCTCTGTGGCCAACTTCACACTGGGCTATGTGAGTAGCTCCACTGGAGGCCAATACAGATGCTATGGtgcacacaacctctcctctgagTGGTCAGCCTCCAGTGAGCCCCTGGACATCCTGATCACAG GACAGCTCCCTCTCACTCCTTCCCTCTCAGTGAAGCCTAACCACACAGTGCACTCAGGAGAGACCGTGAGCCTGCTGTGTTGGTCAATGGACCCTGTGGATACTTTCATTCTGTCCAAGGAGGGATCAGCCCAGCAACCCCTGCGACTAAAATCGAAGTCCCATGATCAGCAGTCCCAGGCAGAATTCTCCATGAGTGCTGTGACCTCCCATCTCTCAGGCACCTACAGGTGCTATGGAGCTCAAGACTCATCTTTCTACCTCTTGTCATCTGCCAGTGCCCCTGTGGAGCTCACAGTCTCAG AAACCATTGAATCCTCCACCTGGTCTCCCAAAAGGCCCATCCCACCAATTC
- the Pira1 gene encoding paired-Ig-like receptor A1 precursor has protein sequence MSCTFTALLCLGLTLSLWIPVLTGSLPKPILRVQPDSVVSRRTKVTFFCEETIGANEYHLYKDGKLYKTVTKNKQKPANKAEFSFSNVDLRNAGQYRCSYSTQDESSGYSDLLELVVTEDYWTPSLSAQASPVVTSGGYVTLQCESWPSYDRFILTVAGPQKFSWTQDSQYNYSTRKNHALFSVGPVTPNQRWIFRCYSYDRNRPYVFSAPSESVELLVSGIYEYYEPRLSVLPSPVVTAGGNMTLHCASDFHYDKFILTKEDKKFTSSLDTEHISSSRQYRALFIIGPTTPTHTGTFRCYGYYKNAPQLWSVPSALQQILISGLSKKPSLLTHQGHTMDPGMTLTLQCFSDINYDRYALHKVGGADIMQHSSQQTDTGFSVANFTLGYVSSSTGGQYRCYGAHNLSSEWSASSEPLDILITGQLPLTPSLSVKPNHTVHSGETVSLLCWSMDPVDTFILSKEGSAQQPLRLKSKSHDQQSQAEFSMSAVTSHLSGTYRCYGAQDSSFYLLSSASAPVELTVSETIESSTWSPKRPIPPIPTENKDHTMENLIRMGMAVLVLIVLSILATEAWRSHRQTHPAAGN, from the exons ATGTCCTGCACCTTCACAGCCCTGCTCTGTCTTG GACTGACTCTGAGCCTCTGGATCCCAGTGCTGACAG GGTCCCTCCCTAAGCCTATCCTCAGAGTACAGCCAGACTCTGTGGTCTCCAGGAGGACTAAGGTGACTTTCTTTTGTGAGGAGACAATTGGAGCCAATGAGTACCACCTCTATAAAGATGGAAAGCTATATAAAACcgtaacaaagaacaaacagaagccaGCAAACAAGGCTGAATTCTCATTCTCAAATGTAGACCTGAGAAATGCAGGTCAATATCGATGTTCCTACAGCACCCAGGATGAATCATCAGGCTACAGTGACCTCCTGGAGCTGGTGGTGACAG aAGACTACTGGACACCCAGCCTTTCAGCCCAGGCCAGCCCAGTGGTAACTTCAGGAGGGTATGTCACCCTCCAGTGTGAGTCCTGGCCGAGCTATGACAGGTTCATTTTGACTGTAGCAGGACCACAGAAGTTCTCATGGACACAAGACTCACAGTATAACTACTCTACACGGAAGAACCACGCCCTGTTCTCTGTGGGCCCTGTGACCCCCAACCAGAGATGGATATTCAGATGTTACAGTTATGACAGGAATAGACCATATGTGTTCTCAGCTCCAAGTGAATCCGTGGAGCTCCTGGTCTCAG GAATCTATGAATACTATGAACCCAGGCTGTCAGTACTGCCCAGCCCTGTGGTGACAGCAGGAGGGAACATGACACTCCACTGTGCCTCAGACTTTCACTACGATAAATTCATTCTCACCAAGGAAGATAAGAAATTCACCAGCTCACTGGACACAGAGCATATATCTTCTAGTAGACAGTACCGAGCCCTGTTTATTATAGGACCCACAACCCCAACCCACACAGGGACATTCAGATGTTATGGTTACTACAAGAATGCCCCACAGCTGTGGTCAGTACCTAGTGCTCTTCAACAAATACTCATCTCAG GGCTGTCCAAGAAGCCCTCTCTGCTGACTCACCAAGGCCATACCATGGACCCTGGAATGACCCTCACCCTGCAGTGTTTCTCTGACATCAACTATGACAGATATGCTCTGCACAAGGTGGGGGGAGCTGACATCATGCAGCACTCTAGCCAGCAGACTGACACTGGCTTCTCTGTGGCCAACTTCACACTGGGCTATGTGAGTAGCTCCACTGGAGGCCAATACAGATGCTATGGtgcacacaacctctcctctgagTGGTCAGCCTCCAGTGAGCCCCTGGACATCCTGATCACAG GACAGCTCCCTCTCACTCCTTCCCTCTCAGTGAAGCCTAACCACACAGTGCACTCAGGAGAGACCGTGAGCCTGCTGTGTTGGTCAATGGACCCTGTGGATACTTTCATTCTGTCCAAGGAGGGATCAGCCCAGCAACCCCTGCGACTAAAATCGAAGTCCCATGATCAGCAGTCCCAGGCAGAATTCTCCATGAGTGCTGTGACCTCCCATCTCTCAGGCACCTACAGGTGCTATGGAGCTCAAGACTCATCTTTCTACCTCTTGTCATCTGCCAGTGCCCCTGTGGAGCTCACAGTCTCAG AAACCATTGAATCCTCCACCTGGTCTCCCAAAAGGCCCATCCCACCAATTC